One segment of Ureibacillus thermophilus DNA contains the following:
- the secG gene encoding preprotein translocase subunit SecG: MHTVLLILLILVSLALITVVLLQSSKSAGLSGAISGGAEQLFGKTKARGIDLVLHRMTIVLAVLFFILTLLIVKF, translated from the coding sequence TTGCATACTGTATTGTTGATTTTGTTAATTTTAGTATCTCTTGCTTTAATCACCGTAGTATTATTGCAATCTAGTAAAAGTGCGGGCTTATCAGGTGCCATCTCTGGTGGAGCTGAACAACTATTCGGTAAAACGAAAGCTAGAGGAATTGATTTAGTTTTACATAGAATGACAATTGTTCTTGCAGTATTATTTTTCATTTTAACTTTATTAATTGTGAAATTTTAA
- a CDS encoding nuclease-related domain-containing protein: MLLLDRKTPKSILILEALLRRLDANDRDFSYFQDYLTRLKFGHEGEHRVDREWFEMPYLNEHYLLFNYEIENEFGFSHQIDTLLLTKHFLLILEVKNIVGRIDYDEQKHQLIRTRPNGMAETLTNPFDQLYRHEELFHRILSQLKISLPIETAVVMANPSTVIGTVPKAPPLFHASGLRAFIKSCLVRHESLLTTSQLDKLAKLLMSRSMSRNFDLNISVDRIRKGVLCEKCNYAVAMTYSRGIWTCPKCGFESRDALLKALDDYRLLISERITNREFREFFNVESMYAASKILSRLNIETVGHKKGRYYIIPEDLLNR, encoded by the coding sequence TTGCTTCTGCTGGATCGAAAAACGCCAAAAAGCATTTTGATTTTAGAAGCACTTTTGCGCAGGCTGGATGCTAATGATCGGGATTTTTCCTATTTTCAAGACTATTTGACTCGGCTGAAATTTGGGCATGAAGGGGAGCATCGGGTTGACCGGGAATGGTTTGAAATGCCCTATTTGAATGAGCATTATTTATTGTTTAACTATGAAATTGAGAATGAATTCGGCTTCTCTCATCAGATTGATACCTTGTTGCTGACAAAGCACTTTCTCTTGATCCTGGAAGTCAAAAACATTGTTGGGCGGATCGATTATGACGAACAGAAGCATCAATTGATTCGCACCCGTCCAAATGGAATGGCAGAAACGTTGACAAATCCTTTTGATCAGCTTTATCGTCATGAAGAATTGTTTCATCGAATTTTATCTCAATTGAAAATTTCATTGCCTATTGAAACAGCGGTTGTCATGGCTAATCCTTCCACTGTGATTGGAACGGTTCCAAAAGCTCCACCACTTTTTCATGCCAGTGGGCTGCGAGCATTTATTAAGAGTTGTTTAGTCCGGCATGAAAGCCTACTCACAACAAGCCAATTGGATAAGTTGGCAAAGCTGCTTATGTCGCGATCCATGTCCCGAAATTTTGATTTGAATATCAGCGTGGATCGCATTCGGAAGGGCGTGCTTTGTGAGAAATGCAATTATGCCGTGGCCATGACTTACAGCAGAGGAATTTGGACTTGCCCAAAATGCGGCTTTGAAAGCAGGGATGCATTGCTGAAGGCGCTGGATGACTATCGGTTGTTGATTAGCGAGCGGATTACAAATCGGGAGTTTAGGGAGTTTTTTAATGTGGAGTCTATGTATGCTGCATCAAAAATATTGTCACGACTAAATATCGAAACAGTAGGGCATAAAAAAGGAAGATATTATATCATTCCTGAAGATCTTTTAAATAGATGA